Part of the bacterium genome is shown below.
GGGCGTCGTCGGGGGGGAGCACGTCGACATCGAAGGCCTGGCGAGGGTTGGGGTCGCGGAGCTCCGGGCAGCGTGGAGCGAAGGGTTCGCCGAGGCCCTGGGCCTGGAAGGATAGGGGACGGGAATGGCCGATGGCTGGCACGACGAGTGCGGCGTCTTCGGGATCCACGGGCATCCCGAGGCGTCCAACATGGCGTACCTGGGTCTCTATGCGCTGCAGCACCGGGGCCAGGAGAGCGCGGGGATCGCCAGCACCGACGGCGAGCGGATCATCTTCCACAAGGAGATGGGGCTGGTCGCCGACATCTTCTCCGAGGAGATCCTTTCCCGGCTGCCGGGGCACATGGCGATCGGGCACGTACGGTACTCCACGACGGGCAGCTCGGAGCTGAAAAACGCCCAGCCGCTGGTCGTCGACTTCGAGTCCGGCGCCATCGCCATCGCCCACAACGGCAATCTGGTGAACGCCCAGGAGCTCAAGCGGGAGCTCGAGGTCTCCGGTTCCATCTTCCAGTCCTCGATGGACACCGAGGTCATCGTCCACCTCATCGCTCGCTCCAGGAAGGAGCGGATCGAGGATCGCATCGTCGACGCGCTGAACTTGGTCCGCGGCGCGTATTCCCTCCTCTTCATGACGCGGGACAAGCTGATCGGGGTTCGCGACCCCCACGGGATCCGGCCGCTGGCCCTCGGGAAGATGAAGGGGGATGGGGGGACGGTCATCACCTCCGAGTCATGCGCGCTCGACCTGATCGAGGCGGAGTACTTGCGGGAGGTCGAGCCGGGAGAGATGGTCGTCGTCGACGACCGGGGGACGCACTCCCACCGGCCGTTCCTCCCGGCGGTCGAGCGGTTCTGCATCTTCGAATACGTATATTTTGCCCGCCCGGACTCGATCATGGGCGGCGCCTGCATCTACGAGGTCCGCAAGGCCCTCGGGCGGCAGCTGGCGAAGGAGTGCCCGGCAGACGCCGACGTCATCATCCCCGTGCCCGATTCGGGCGTCCCCGCGGCGCTCGGGTACTCCGAGGCGTCCGGGATCCCCTTCGAGATGGGCCTCATCCGGAACCACTACGTGGGGCGCACCTTCATCGAGCCCCAGCAGTCGATCCGTCACTTCGGCGTCAAGATCAAGCTGAACGCCGTGCGCGGGGTCGTCTCGGGGAAGCGGGTTGTGGTGGTGGACGACTCCATTGTCCGGGGGACGACCGGGCGAAAGATCATCAAGATGATCCGGGCGGCCGGTGCGAAGGAGGTCCACTTCCGCATCAGCTCTCCTTCGACGTGCTACCCGTGCTTCTACGGGATCGACACCCCGCTGCGGCGGGACCTGATCGCCGCGACCCACACGCGGGAGGAGACGAACACCTACCTCACCTCCGACAGCCTCGGATATCTCAGCATGGAGGGCCTCCACGCCCGCGTGCCGAACGGGAACACGACATACTGCGACGCCTGCTTCTCGGGGAACTACTCGATTCCGCTCGAGATGGAGGAGCCCGGGGAGCAGTTGCCGCTGTTCCGGGGCTCGGTCAGGGTCTGAGGAGGAAGCGATGCCCGGCGCGACCCATCGATCTGCCGTGTTCCCGCCCGGGATGGCCGCCGACCGTCGGCGATTCCTTTCCCTCCTCAGGGAGAAAAGCTACGAGCGGCGCATGGTCGTCCTCTCCTCCGGGCGGGAATCCGACTTCTACATCGACTGCAAGCAGAGCACGCTCGACGCGGAGGGGGCGGTCCTTACGGGGCGGCTCTTCTGCTCGATGCTCGAGCGGGGGGAGCGCCCGGAGGCGGTCGGGGGGATCACCCTCGGGGCGGATCCGATCGTCACCGCCGTCTCCCTCACCAGCGCCCTGCGCGGATGGCCGGTGCCGGCCTTCATCATCCGGAAGGAGCCGAAGAAGCACGGGACGGAGCAATGGATCGAGGGAACGAGGAATCTTCGTCCCGGGATGCGCGTGGCGATCCTGGAGGACGTGGTGACTACCGGCGCTTCGACGATGCGGGCGATCCAGCGTGCGGTCGGATCGGGACTGGTCGTGGCGCGGGTCCTTTGCCTCGTCGATCGGGACGAGGGCGGATCGGAGGCGGTCGCGGCGGCCGGGTACCGCGTCGAGCCGATGTTCCTCCGGGAGGACGTGGAGCATGGCTGACACCACCCGGCGTGCGTGTGGGATCGCGGTCGTTTTGGCTCTCGCGGCGGTCGCGGCCGGCTGCGGTCCGCGAACGGCGACCCTCTACGAAAAGGTGATGGGGTCTCCCTCCTACGGCCGGGTCACCGAGTCCTCGACCCGCACCCGGGAGGTCCACGACGGGCTCGATACGCGGTTCATCCTCTCCGCCACCTGGCTCTCCCGGCCCTGGGTCTTGGCCTTCGCGGAGGAGTATTCCAACATCTACTACCTCGACCCGGAGCGGCGGGAACGGGTGATCTCCCTCTGGCGCGGGGAATCGGAGAGGTACGTCCGCTTCTTCGTGGCCCTCTACGTCCCCGAGGACAAGGGGGGGAACGACCTGGAGAAGCCCGGGACGCTCTGGAGCCTGCGGCTGGTGCGGGCGGACGAGGTGGACTTCGAGCCCGCCTACATCCGGAAGTCGTCCCTTCGCCCGGAGGAGATCTCGCGCTTCTTCCCGTACGCGGCGACGTGGTACCGGGCGTACGAGGTGGCGTTTCCGCGGGAGGCGGGGGAACCGCCGGCGTCCCCCCCCGCCGGGTCGCCGCGCCTGAAGCTGGTCCTGTCGGGCGTCGAGGGGCGGGCCGTCCTGGCCTGGCGGTAGGGCCGTACCCGGGCTAGAACCGGCTGCGGCGAACCAGCGTGTCCTTGCGCCCGTGCTCGTCGTCCAGGTACGGGTAGTCGATCGTCGTGTGGAGCCCCCGGCTCTCCTTCCGCTGCATGGCGCACCGGACGATCAACTCCGCCACCGTGCAGATGTTTCGCAGCTCGAGCAGGTCGCCCGTCACCTTGAAGTTCCAGTAATACTCCGAGATCTCCCGCTTCAGCAGCTCGATCCGGTCGAGCGCCCGGGACAGCCGCTTGTTCGACCGCACGATCCCCACGTAGTTCCACATCGTCCTGCGGATCTCCTCCCAGTTGTGGGAGACGACGACCCCCTCGTCCGGTTCCTGCGCCCTGCCCGGATCCCACTTCGGGATGTCGAGCCGGGGCCTCGGTTTCCCGATGTACGCGGCCGAGGCGCGCTGGACCGCGCTGTGCGAAAAGACCAGCGCCTCGATCAGGGAGTTCGAGGCGAGGCGGTTCGCGCCGTGAAGCCCCGTCCCCGCGCACTCGCCAAGCGCGAAGAGCCGCTGGATGTCCGTCTCCCCGTGGAGGTTCGTCCGCACGCCGCCGCACTGGTAGTGCGCCGCGGGGACCACCGGGATCGGCTCCCTCGTCATGTCGATGCCGAACGAAAGGCATGTCCCGTGGATGTTCGGAAAATGCCTCCGGATGAACGCCGGGCCCTTGGACCGGATGTCGAGAAAGACGCAATCCTCCCCGGTGCGCTTCATCTCGGCGTCGATCGCCCGCGCGACGATGTCCCTCGGGGCGAGCTCTCTCATCGGGTGGGCGTTCTCCATGAACCGCTTCCCGGCGCGGTTCAGGAGGACCGCCCCCTCCCCGCGGACCGCCTCCGAGATGAGGAACGACTTGGCGAGCGGGTGGAAGAGGCAGGTGGGGTGGAACTGGACGAATTCCATGTTGGCGATCGTCGCCCCCGCGCGGTACGCCAGGGCGACGCCGTCCCCGGTGGCGACGTCGGGGTTGCTCGTGTACCGGTATACCTTTCCCGAACCCCCGGTGGCGAGGACCGTCACGTCCGCGACGAAGGTGTGGACCGCGCCGGTCGTTCTGTCCAGCACGTAGGCACCGAGGACCTCGTCGACCCCCGGATAGTCGAAGGAAAATAGCTTCTGCCGCGTGATGAGGTTGATCGCCGCGTGGTTCTCCAGGATCCGGATCCGGGGGTTCTCCCGTGCCCGGGCGAGGAGAGCACGTTCCACCTCGCGCCCCGTCAGGTCCTTGGCGTGGAAGATCCGCCGGCGCGAGTGTCCCCCCTCGCGGTGGAGGTCGAACTCCCTCTTGCCGGTCTGCCGTGTGAACTTTACCCCCCACCCGATCAGTTCGCGGATTCGCGCCGGGGCGTCCCGCACGACGAAGTCGACCGTGTCGGCGTGGCAAAGTCCCGCACCCGCCTTGTGGGTATCCTCGATATGGGACTCGAAGGTGTCCTCGCCGCTCCAGACGGTGGCGATCCCCCCCTGCGCATAGTTGGTGCTCGACTCGGACGCCTCCTTCTTGGTGATGATGGTGACCCGGCCCTTCCTCGCCGCACGGAGAGCGAAACTCAAACCGGCGATGCCGCTGCCGATCACCAGGAACCTCGAGGCGTTTCTCATGCCGTTTTCCCCCCATCCGCGGGCCCACGTTGTTTGACTTTGGCGGGGTCCTGTCCGTAGAATAATCAATTATGGTTCAATTATCTTGGGTTTTCATCCTATCTTTCCTCCTCTGGCCGGTCGTTTCCGGCGCCGACATCTACCGGTACGTGGACAGGGATGGCGTCGTCCACTTCTCGAACACCCAACCGGCCGGGAAGTTCACCCTCTATCTGAAGGAGGCGCCGAAGGTCGCGCCCCGGGCGCCGGCGTCTTCGCTTCCCGGGGACATCTGGATGAGCGGGTACGTCGACCGGGTCTCCCGGGCGAACGATCTCCCCCCCGCGCTCGTCCGCGCCATCATCAAGGCGGAATCGAACGGAAGGCGCGATGCCGTTTCCCGCAAGGGAGCCGAGGGCATGATGCAGCTGATGCCGCTCACGTCGAAACGCCTTCGGGTCGACGATCCCTTCGACCCCATAGAGAACATCGAGGGCGGGATCAGGTACATCAAGGAGCTCCTCGTCGCCTTCGAGGGGAACCTCACCAACGCCGTCGCGGCGTACAACGCCGGGCCGGCCGCAGTCAGAAAGTACGGGGGTGTACCCCCCTACCAGGAGACCCGCCTCTACGTTCGCCGCGTGATGGAACTGTATCGGCAATACTCCGCGGTCGAATGACCAGCGACTTCCGGCTGAACGCACCCAACATCCTGACGCTGCTGCGGATCCTCGCGATCCCGGTGGTGGTCCTCATGCTTCTCCCGCCCGCGGGCAGAGAGATCTCCTTCGCTCGTTCGGTGGCGGCGTTCACGTTGTTCGTCGCCGCCACGATCACCGACCTCTTCGACGGGTACATCGCGCGGCGCTACCGGATGGTCACTACCCTGGGGAAACTGATCGATCCGCTGGCCGACAAGCTGCTCGTGTGCGCCGCGATGACGATGCTCATCCCGCCGGGCCGGGTCCCCGCGTGGATGGCGGTCATCGTGGTCGGCCGGGAGATCGGCGTCACGGCGCTGCGCGGGGTGGCCACCACGGAGGGGGTGATCATCGCCGCCTCGAAACTGGGGAAGTTGAAGGCCCTGCTCCTGAATATCGGGGTCGCGGCCCTCATCCTGCATTACCCGATCCTCGGGATCCCGGTCCACGGCGTGGGCATGGTGTTCCTGAGCGCCGGAGTGGTCCTCGCCGCGTGGTCCGGGCTCGACTACTTCTTCCGCTTCGTGGGGGAGGTCTTCAAACGGTAGCGTCCCCCGGGTCGGCGGCTTTTCTTGACAAGCCGCGCGGGGTTCGCCTACAATCGACGTTCGTTGCGCGGGCGTAACTCAGTGGTAGAGTGCGACCTTGCCAAGGTCGAAGTCGCGAGTTCAAATCTCGTCGCCCGCTCCATCGGATGCAAAAACCCCCGCCACTTCGCGAAGCGACCGGGGGTTTTTTCCTTCCTACTCGTACCTGGGTGCCTCCAGAACTCGCCCTTCGGCTACGCCGCCTCGGAGGGCGGGGCTCCGTTCGTGGCTCGCCGTGCGATGAACCTGCACGGCTGCGCTTTACCTCACTCCGCCCCCCCTCCTGCGGCGACTCCGCCGGACCCTCCCGTTGCGCGCGCCTTCCGTGGTGATTGTGTCAGAATGTGGCTGCGGGAGGGGAGATGGCCGCGCTAGCCAGGGAAGGCCGGCCCGAGCGGGTCGGCTGGTACTTTTACGATTTCGCCAACTCGGCCTTCTCCACGACGGTGGTCACGGTGTTCTCGGGGCCGTACCTGACCTCCGTCGCCCGCGCCGCCGCCGACCCCGCGGGGTACGTCCATCCATTCGGCATCCCCGTCATGGCCGGGTCGTTCTTCCCGTACGTCGTTTCCCTATCCGTCTTCTTCCAGGTGCTGTTCCTGCCGCCGTTGGGCGCGATCGCCGACTACTCCCGCCGGAAGAAACCGATGCTGTTCCTCTTCGCATACGCGGGATCGGCGGCGACGGTGGGGCTCTACTTTCTCGAAGGGACGCGGTACCTGCTGGGCGGGGGGCTCTTCCTGCTGGCCAACGTCTGCTTCGGGGCCTCGGTGGTCTTCTACAACGCCTGGCTTCCGGACATCGCGCCTCCGGAGGACCGCGATGCCGTTTCCTCCGTAGGGTGGGCGTTCGGGTACCTCGGGGGGGGGATCCTCCTCCTCCTGAACCTGATCCTCTTCTCCCACGCGCGCGACCTCGGCCTGACGAGCGGCGAGGCGGTCCGGATCAGCCTCGCCTCGGCCGGGGCGTGGTGGGCCGTCTTCTCCCTCCTGCCTCTCGCCACGATGCGACGCAGGGAGGCCACGCGGCCGCTTCCGCCGGGGGAGGGGATCCTCGGCACCGGGTTCCGCCAGTTGCGGCGAACGTTCTCGGAGGCGAAGGGCCAGCGGCAACTCCTGCTGTTCCTCGGCGCCTACCTGCTCTATAACGACGGGATACAGACGGTGATCGCCCTCTCGTCCCAGTTCGGCCAGGAGGAGCTGGGCCTCTCCGTCTCGACCCTGACCACGGCGATCCTCATGGTCCAGTTCGTCGCCTTTTTCGGGGCCCTGCTTTTCAACGCGTTCGCGAAGCGGGTGGGGGCGAAGGCGGCGGTGGCGATCAGCCTCGTTTTGTGGACGGGGACGCTCGTCTACGCCTACGCGGGACTTCGGGACGCGACGGGGTTCTACGCGATGGCGGCATGCGTGGCCGTCGTCCTCGGCGGGAGCCAGGCCCTCTCCCGGTCGCTTTTCTCGCGGATGATCCCGGCCGGGAGGGAGGCGGAGTACTTCTCCCTGTACGTGGTGAGCGAGCGGGGGACGAGCTGGCTGGGGCCCCTTTTTTTCGGTCTGGCGCTGCAGTTCACCGGAAGCTACCGCGTCGCGATCCTCTCGCTGGCGGTCTTCTTCGTCGCGGGGCTCGCCCTCCTGCTGCGAGTGGACGTCGCGAAAGCAGAGGCGGAAGCTAACTGACAGGTTTCCCAGTTCGGCTGCGTCGCCTCGGAGGGCGGGGCTCCGTTCGTGGCTCGCCGTGCGATGAACCTGCACGGCTGCGCTTTACCTCACTGCGCCCCCCCTCCTGCGGCGACTCCGCCGTTGCGTGCCCCTGCCTTACTGCCCCAGGTACGACGCCTTGATTCGCGGTTCCTGTAGCAGTTCTTTGGAGGGGCCGGCGAGGGCGATCTTCCCCGTCTCGAGGACGTAGGCGTAGCCGGAGACCTTCAGCGCCTGCTTCACGTTCTGCTCCACGAGCAGGATGGTGGTCCCGGCCGCGTTGATCTCGCGGATGATGGAGAAGATGTCCGCCACAACGAGCGGCGCGAGGCCCAGGGTGGGCTCGTCCAGGAGCAGGAGCTTCGGGGCGGACATCAGCGCGCGGGCGATCGCCAGCATCTGCTGCTCCCCGCCCGAGAGCGACCCGCCGAGCTGGCGTGCCCGTTCCCCGAGGACCGGGAACCGCTCCATCAGGCGATCCATGTCCTTCGCCGTCTTCCTCGCGTCGCGCCGCGTGAAGGCCCCCATCTCGAGGTTCTCCCGGACCGTCATCCGTGCGAGAATCGCCCGCCCCTCCGGGACCAGCGCGATGCCGCCCCGCACGATCTTGTGGGAGGGGAGGCCGGTGATCTCCTTCCCGAGGAAGGAGACCGCGCCGGAGCGCGGTCGAAGGACCCCCGCGATCGTCTTCAACAGCGTGGTCTTTCCGGCCCCGTTCGCCCCGATGATGGCGACGACGCCTCCCGCGGGGACGTCGATGGAGATCTCCCTCAGTGCGGGGATGTTCCCGTAATACGTCTCGATGCCACGGACCTCAAGCATCGGCGTCCCCTTCGACGGCGCCGAGGTACGCCTCGATCACCTGCGGGTCATTCCGGATTTCCTCCGGCGTCCCTTCCGCGATCTTCCGCCCGAAGTTGAACACCACAAGCCGGTCGCACGCCTTCATCACCAGCGACATGTCGTGCTCGATCAGCAGGATCGTCACCCCCAGCAACTGCACCCGCTT
Proteins encoded:
- the purF gene encoding amidophosphoribosyltransferase, with product MADGWHDECGVFGIHGHPEASNMAYLGLYALQHRGQESAGIASTDGERIIFHKEMGLVADIFSEEILSRLPGHMAIGHVRYSTTGSSELKNAQPLVVDFESGAIAIAHNGNLVNAQELKRELEVSGSIFQSSMDTEVIVHLIARSRKERIEDRIVDALNLVRGAYSLLFMTRDKLIGVRDPHGIRPLALGKMKGDGGTVITSESCALDLIEAEYLREVEPGEMVVVDDRGTHSHRPFLPAVERFCIFEYVYFARPDSIMGGACIYEVRKALGRQLAKECPADADVIIPVPDSGVPAALGYSEASGIPFEMGLIRNHYVGRTFIEPQQSIRHFGVKIKLNAVRGVVSGKRVVVVDDSIVRGTTGRKIIKMIRAAGAKEVHFRISSPSTCYPCFYGIDTPLRRDLIAATHTREETNTYLTSDSLGYLSMEGLHARVPNGNTTYCDACFSGNYSIPLEMEEPGEQLPLFRGSVRV
- the pyrE gene encoding orotate phosphoribosyltransferase, translating into MAADRRRFLSLLREKSYERRMVVLSSGRESDFYIDCKQSTLDAEGAVLTGRLFCSMLERGERPEAVGGITLGADPIVTAVSLTSALRGWPVPAFIIRKEPKKHGTEQWIEGTRNLRPGMRVAILEDVVTTGASTMRAIQRAVGSGLVVARVLCLVDRDEGGSEAVAAAGYRVEPMFLREDVEHG
- the nadB gene encoding L-aspartate oxidase; its protein translation is MRNASRFLVIGSGIAGLSFALRAARKGRVTIITKKEASESSTNYAQGGIATVWSGEDTFESHIEDTHKAGAGLCHADTVDFVVRDAPARIRELIGWGVKFTRQTGKREFDLHREGGHSRRRIFHAKDLTGREVERALLARARENPRIRILENHAAINLITRQKLFSFDYPGVDEVLGAYVLDRTTGAVHTFVADVTVLATGGSGKVYRYTSNPDVATGDGVALAYRAGATIANMEFVQFHPTCLFHPLAKSFLISEAVRGEGAVLLNRAGKRFMENAHPMRELAPRDIVARAIDAEMKRTGEDCVFLDIRSKGPAFIRRHFPNIHGTCLSFGIDMTREPIPVVPAAHYQCGGVRTNLHGETDIQRLFALGECAGTGLHGANRLASNSLIEALVFSHSAVQRASAAYIGKPRPRLDIPKWDPGRAQEPDEGVVVSHNWEEIRRTMWNYVGIVRSNKRLSRALDRIELLKREISEYYWNFKVTGDLLELRNICTVAELIVRCAMQRKESRGLHTTIDYPYLDDEHGRKDTLVRRSRF
- a CDS encoding lytic transglycosylase domain-containing protein, translated to MVQLSWVFILSFLLWPVVSGADIYRYVDRDGVVHFSNTQPAGKFTLYLKEAPKVAPRAPASSLPGDIWMSGYVDRVSRANDLPPALVRAIIKAESNGRRDAVSRKGAEGMMQLMPLTSKRLRVDDPFDPIENIEGGIRYIKELLVAFEGNLTNAVAAYNAGPAAVRKYGGVPPYQETRLYVRRVMELYRQYSAVE
- the pgsA gene encoding CDP-diacylglycerol--glycerol-3-phosphate 3-phosphatidyltransferase: MTSDFRLNAPNILTLLRILAIPVVVLMLLPPAGREISFARSVAAFTLFVAATITDLFDGYIARRYRMVTTLGKLIDPLADKLLVCAAMTMLIPPGRVPAWMAVIVVGREIGVTALRGVATTEGVIIAASKLGKLKALLLNIGVAALILHYPILGIPVHGVGMVFLSAGVVLAAWSGLDYFFRFVGEVFKR
- a CDS encoding MFS transporter codes for the protein MAALAREGRPERVGWYFYDFANSAFSTTVVTVFSGPYLTSVARAAADPAGYVHPFGIPVMAGSFFPYVVSLSVFFQVLFLPPLGAIADYSRRKKPMLFLFAYAGSAATVGLYFLEGTRYLLGGGLFLLANVCFGASVVFYNAWLPDIAPPEDRDAVSSVGWAFGYLGGGILLLLNLILFSHARDLGLTSGEAVRISLASAGAWWAVFSLLPLATMRRREATRPLPPGEGILGTGFRQLRRTFSEAKGQRQLLLFLGAYLLYNDGIQTVIALSSQFGQEELGLSVSTLTTAILMVQFVAFFGALLFNAFAKRVGAKAAVAISLVLWTGTLVYAYAGLRDATGFYAMAACVAVVLGGSQALSRSLFSRMIPAGREAEYFSLYVVSERGTSWLGPLFFGLALQFTGSYRVAILSLAVFFVAGLALLLRVDVAKAEAEAN
- a CDS encoding ABC transporter ATP-binding protein → MLEVRGIETYYGNIPALREISIDVPAGGVVAIIGANGAGKTTLLKTIAGVLRPRSGAVSFLGKEITGLPSHKIVRGGIALVPEGRAILARMTVRENLEMGAFTRRDARKTAKDMDRLMERFPVLGERARQLGGSLSGGEQQMLAIARALMSAPKLLLLDEPTLGLAPLVVADIFSIIREINAAGTTILLVEQNVKQALKVSGYAYVLETGKIALAGPSKELLQEPRIKASYLGQ